The following proteins come from a genomic window of Rutidosis leptorrhynchoides isolate AG116_Rl617_1_P2 unplaced genomic scaffold, CSIRO_AGI_Rlap_v1 contig494, whole genome shotgun sequence:
- the LOC139884035 gene encoding probable transcription factor At3g04930: MAAEQHDAVFGRTLDDGDDNYDSLSQDDEEEEELINDDDEDEVIEDLNSPSAIINNSNSTIETPAVDGIMIPVAVAAAPSVVTVASVPNGDDAGNIDHMIEATTPIATRTVVQEERKPPAILDDSRRLFQRLWTDEDEIELLQGFLDYMMQRGGTASGSGGHHHYDTALFYDQIKSKLQLDFNKNQLVEKLRRLKKKYRNVVNKLSSGKDFTFKSPHDEATFEISRKIWTDIGATNGGSSVADTVLEDEDGNNFTTNMNLCNIEVRNEEFGAVGEKKPFITPCSSKSRPRKRARSKFDIASDEKGSLSNTLIANAAHTPPTDHIINNNSNNYNNNSNGNTGGGGVNGSGNINPGVVVAGVIEETVRSCFTPLLKELRTGMGGFGGRGGLNGLAMNAMPFNFVSSEVVSDERWRKQQILELEVYSKRLELVQDEIKTALNELRSVGGSSVS; the protein is encoded by the coding sequence ATGGCTGCCGAGCAACACGACGCCGTGTTTGGCCGCACACTCGACGACGGCGATGATAACTATGATTCGTTATCACAAGACGACGAAGAAGAGGAGGAATTGATCAACGACGATGACGAAGACGAAGTGATCGAAGACCTCAATTCTCCCTCAGCCATTATTAATAACAGTAATTCAACCATTGAAACTCCGGCCGTCGACGGGATCATGATCCCCGTCGCCGTCGCTGCGGCTCCGTCTGTGGTGACAGTCGCGTCCGTTCCTAACGGTGATGATGCTGGGAACATAGATCATATGATCGAAGCTACCACTCCCATTGCGACGAGGACTGTTGTTCAGGAAGAGAGGAAGCCGCCGGCGATATTGGATGACTCCAGGCGTCTATTTCAACGGTTGTGGACCGATGAAGATGAGATCGAGCTGTTACAAGGATTTCTGGATTACATGATGCAACGCGGTGGCACTGCTAGTGGCAGCGGAGGCCACCACCACTACGATACAGCGTTGTTTTACGACCAAATTAAGTCGAAATTGCAGCTGGATTTTAACAAAAACCAATTGGTTGAAAAACTACGGCGGCTGAAGAAGAAATATCGAAACGTGGTAAACAAACTCAGTTCAGGTAAAGATTTTACTTTTAAGAGTCCGCATGATGAGGCTACTTTTGAGATCTCTCGTAAAATCTGGACCGATATTGGTGCTACAAATGGTGGTTCTAGTGTTGCTGACACTGTGTTGGAAGATGAAGATGGCAATAACTTCACTACAAACATGAACCTTTGTAATATTGAGGTCAGAAATGAGGAATTTGGTGCTGTCGGAGAGAAGAAGCCCTTCATTACTCCTTGTTCTAGCAAGTCTAGGCCTAGAAAAAGGGCAAGGTCAAAGTTTGATATTGCAAGTGACGAAAAGGGCAGCTTGAGCAACACTTTGATTGCGAATGCTGCTCATACGCCCCCTACCGatcatattattaacaataatagtaataattataacaataacagTAATGGAAATACAGGTGGTGGTGGTGTTAATGGGAGTGGCAATATAAATCCTGGTGTGGTAGTTGCAGGTGTCATAGAGGAGACTGTGAGGAGCTGTTTCACACCGTTGTTAAAGGAATTAAGGACGGGAATGGGTGGATTTGGAGGGAGAGGAGGGCTAAATGGATTGGCAATGAATGCTATGCCATTCAATTTCGTGTCATCAGAAGTGGTTTCTGACGAGAGGTGGAGAAAGCAGCAGATTTTGGAGTTGGAGGTTTACTCGAAAAGGTTGGAATTGGTGCAGGACGAGATCAAGACAGCCTTAAACGAGTTGCGTTCCGTCGGAGGATCAAGTGTAAGTTAG
- the LOC139884034 gene encoding uncharacterized protein gives MACAATTRPTFFFHHLSHPKLHSTPPPPLFPKLTPITIQKCSSKLNYSALNSIDVSKEDNPTSSNQPDPTPQVELGVEEEGEETFDKRRLEEKFAVLNTGIYECRSCGFKYDESIGDPSYPIPPGFNFEKLPDDWRCPTCGAAKSFFQSKSVEIAGFAQNQQYGLGGNSLTSGQKTLLIYGTLLFFFALFLSGYFIQ, from the coding sequence ATGGCTTGTGCAGCAACAACCAGACCAACCTTCTTCTTCCATCATCTCTCTCATCCAAAACTCCATTCCACTCCACCACCGCCTCTCTTTCCCAAACTCACTCCGATCACAATCCAAAAATGTTCTTCAAAGTTGAATTACTCTGCTTTAAACTCCATTGATGTCTCTAAAGAAGACAACCCGACTTCTTCAAACCAACCCGACCCAACACCTCAAGTAGAATTAGGagttgaagaagaaggagaagagacATTCGATAAACGGAGATTAGAGGAGAAATTCGCAGTTTTAAACACAGGAATCTACGAGTGTAGATCTTGTGGATTCAAATACGACGAATCGATTGGTGATCCATCGTACCCGATTCCACCTGGGTTCAATTTTGAGAAATTGCCTGATGATTGGAGATGCCCGACTTGTGGTGCTGCTAAGAGCTTCTTCCAGAGTAAGAGTGTGGAGATTGCTGGTTTTGCTCAGAATCAACAGTATGGTCTTGGAGGCAATTCCCTTACCTCTGGTCAAAAGACTTTGTTGATTTATGGGACATTGTTGTTCTTCTTTGCATTGTTCTTGTCTGGCTACTTTATACAATAG